The genomic stretch TGACAGATGTTACTGCGTTGGCCAGGACTGGAGGAAGAATTTTTAGGGTTGCTTCCCAAATTACCTGAGGGGAAAATCATCAAGGTTAACAGGTCACATTGTTTATAGTATAGTTGCAGTTATAGAGGCACTACTTATGTAGGCCTGGATATATTTGTTGCTTAAAAAGGAAAGCTGGGACAGGAATGGCAATCGCTGCCTTTAAGGCCATAGCAGGCTCAGTTTTCTTGCAGTTACTTATCCATAACTGTTTCTCATAAAATATATGCTAGCAATTAAACTGGATGTTCTATCATAAAGTGTAAGGGTTTACTTTGaactgaaacattaaaatgaatgcCTTCTGAATCTTCATCGTTTGTCATGCTTGTTTAAGTTATGGTATGATAAGAGATCTTCGACTAGCAGTAAATGGTTTTCTGCTTGAAGTAAACAAAATGTGATGCCaatcttatttaaaatgtcattaataCCTTCCATAACTAAATTAAATACAGCTCACTGGAAAATAAACTTAGACATTAGAGATATTGGTGCTGAAAGATGTTTAAAGACgtttaaaaaatgcataatcTTTAACTTTGCTAAATTTGCAGACAATCcagatatttaatattttcagtgttgcaGAGGGTAGGCAAAAAGTTAGTATCTTTCAGGACAGTTATATACCTGTTGCTTTCTCAGATACCGAAAGAGGGATTAAggatttctttgtatttatgcTCTGCTTAATGTCTCCTTATCTTagacttttttctctctttcagatGGCTTGTTATTGCAGTTGGTCTAGTTCGAGCATACCTGGCTAAAGGTAGCTACCATAGCCTTTACTATTCAATAGAAAAGCCCCTGAAATTCTTCCAGACTGGAGCTTTGCTTGAGGTAGGTGTAGTCGTCTTCTCTAGAGTTACTGATATTTGTGTGAGTGTTTTCTTCAGGAGAAATAAGGCAGCCTTTGAACAGTGCTGTCTAGGTACCTGGTTTTTCATTAGCATTTATAGAATGATTTGAAGGTAAACATAAGAAATATGCCTCACACAAAtgctgaatttttccttttagcaaGTGGTGAGGGAGCTTACTGTCTGCTATTTAGCTTGGGGAGCAGACCTAAATATTAAGCTTAAtctttgaaatacaaatattaaatcTTAAGCTTTTGTGATAGAATTAAATGTGTTTCTGAATTGCTTCGTTTGAAATGTTAGtgatttgaatttttctttttgttctagATTCTGCACTGTGCATTTGGTAAGCTTGCAAATTTTcggttttattatttttatagaagACTGCAGTTTTAGCAATATATTAGTATTAAAAATCATTATGGTTTGTGAATTGCCAGATTTAATTCTTGCATAACTCACTGATTTTTTGCTTGAAGTACATTCCAATTTTTTACTAAATAATTTGACAAGTTAaatcacaaaaaggaaaatagcatAACAGGTTTTCAATTACTTGACATTCTAATTTTGGCTAGATCCTTCCAATGCTACAAATCTTAGAGCAgtttataaatgttttatggTAAATCATTACTCTCCATCTCTACACCCTATAATCTTCTGTACCAAGCCATCTttccttaacaaaaaaaaaaaaaaaaatctagctggAAGTAATTTAAATTCCCATGAAAGTAGCATTTCAAGCATTAGAACTTGCCCACATCCATAGAGCATAGATATGCATTGTAAAATTAGGAAGGGGTGATCACTCTTTATCCCAGATTCGTCTGTGCTTTAATGGAACTGTTTGGGAGAGTAAGAATTCCTTAAGACTTGACCATTCTTGTTAGCCTGTACTGTGAGGCTTGTTTGTTAGCTTGGTAGCAGGAACTCAGTTGTGTGTATGTGGCCTGGGGTCAGCAGCAGTGTCATGGTTCCATCCACCTGAGGAGTCTCATGTCTGAGTGACAGGATTGCATCTTGTCTGGTTTGTCAGTCGTCATGAGTAGTGAACGGTTTGGCCTCGTATTTGGATGTTTTGTTCATGGAAAGGTGATATGTCACAATCTCTGCAAGATCAAAGCCAATGTGCTATAAAAGGGAGCAGTGCCTGTCTGCATACCTTTGCTTAACTCTGATTTTTCTAAACAATCCAGTCCTCGCAAAGAGACAGTCTTATGTTCAGGTAGTTGGTCTTGTGATTTTAAATATAAGTGTTTGAGGTCCTACCTGAATGTTTATTAGCTACTATTTAAAGAGTAAGATGGCATTAAGGTTCCTAAAGCTGCAGCTACAAGCCTGCTATTTTTCATGGATTGTACATCTACGTACTGGAGGGTGTATTACTGTGGTATAAGTAGGTTGGTATTGAATTCCTATgcaaaagaggttttttttttaataaccaaaTGTGGTAGTTGGAAAACTTAAAATCATATACATAAATTTGTCAGCAGAGGGCAATCTAATTCTGTATTTGGGAAAGTAGTTCTGACCTTCCTGAATAATTCAGTTACTTTTATAAAGGGCAGTTTGTAGACTGTGCACAGATCATCCCAAGAAATGAATGATCATACACTCCTCAAATCAATGTAAAGGCTTCTTGGAGTAAACTGTATGTATCATATAGTTGCCTGTGCTGCCAAGGCAGTCCTTCCAATACTGTTTAATAAAATCTCAATTACTGTATTTTACCAGATTAAACCatacttactttttaaaaaattgtaaaaaattaataataaaatgtgaaatttttGAAGTATTATTTAACAAGTGGCAAGAAGGACAAGTTAAATCTCGGAACACTGGGCAAAAAAACGTGCagataaaatactgttttaccATCCTAAATCTATAATGCTCCTCTGTTTTCTTAAGCTAAACTTGTGTGCAGATGCCAAAGTTTACTAGTACTCAATCTAAGAAAGAGTGTAAAAAATTTAATTGGATTATCCTTTCCTCACACTTAGAGAGTGTATGTCCACACAAATCAGTGAATAGCAGGAGAGACTCCTGTGTTTCACCTTCCAGGCTGGTGCAGAACAGCAAACAAGATGACTGTACCAGCCTGTCTGTGTGCAAGCTAGTAATCCTGACTCGGTTGATTTGAGGTGTGGATCCATTTAGCTCATGTTATCCTCAGTCACACAATTTAATGTTAGTGAAGAGAGCCATTAGTGGAATGTTGCAACACTTTATACCATTATAACTCTatctttttgctttccctaaCAAAGTTTTTTACAAAAACCCCACTTATTTTATGACTGCCcatggattttttgtttgtttgttttctgtaaatggAAGCATTTGTCAGCTAAATAAAATGAGGGTTTTTTGCACAGCTGGATACACTGCTGCTGTCTGGTGTAGTCCTACTGACTCTAGTAAAAGTTTCTATGTGAGGAGAAACAGGAAATTTGCAGATTCCTTTGCCCATGCTAAAGTGATTGCTATAACTAGAGCCGTAATTCTCCGTCAATAGAGGAGCTTATCTGTGACAGATGGCTGTGTGTATCAGCATAacttttttctctgcatcttttcAGTAGAGTCTGAAATGTTAGCATCTGTGAGGCAAGTTCTTCAAAATATGAAGATTGATAGGGAAATGTCTCTATCAAGCATGGTTGAGAACAGAACTTTGGCATGTggcaaagatttaaaaaatggaggAGAGCTCTACATGAAGAGAGGGcataacatagaatcatagagtcttttaggttggaaaagacctttaagatcatccagttcaaccattaacctagccCAGAGACCaagaggagaggctgaaggaCAGGCAAATGGAAAGTGAACATGCAATTCCTTGACTTGTGTGGCAGACAGAATCCCAGTGTATGAATGGCATTGGTAATATGGAATAGTTGCTACCTGGAGGAACTTGGTATGGAAAAAGGTGATAGGAGCCACCAAAATGAAGAAGCAATAGTAGTACAGGGAGTTTGTGAAGggaatggagaagaaaagcaagaaggcTTTGGTGAGTACAGGCGCAGCCTACAGAATCACTACAGTACCAGCCTTCCTACCGTAGCAGCACTTACCAGTAACCCTCTGGTAAGCCAAAGTCAGCACTGGTTCACTTTGCTTTAGCCTGCTCAGTTAGGAGGGATACGAGGGCTCCACCTGTTAGCTATGCACAGAGCCTGTTCTCAGTCAGGAACTCCCTGGGAGAGAGGAAGTGCTTGTTGGGAGTTGGAGGATTTCCTGTTGGAGGTGGAAGGCTTAGTCCAGGATCTGGCAGAGGTCTGGGCATGGCTTACGGGCTGCTTGGTTCTGGATCTGAGCCCCCTGTCAAGCACTGCTCTAGCACATGTGGTGTTGGATAAGTGGTgacagatgtttttaaaaataccaagttTAAAATTCTCTGTACCTTTTCAGTGCAATGAGTAAATAATTAGAGGCAAGTAAAGTTTACATAAATTGTAGCTGGTGAGTTGCTTATTTTGATCTCCTCATTTTGGCATAGATTGGCATTGTCTTGGCTGTGATGAAAAACCTTGTTTGTCTTGCTTGTGAGAAAAGCTTGGATGGTTCCCACACAGTCTTTTTGGCTTATTTATAGATTCTTTTGCAAGAATGTTAGTTTATCTTGCTTAGGAAGGGATGATCTAAATTGTGTAAAAGAAAAGGTCTGTTAATATCATAGGAGTGAGCCTTTAATGAGTAGAGATTGTGGGATTTTATAGCACCCCCTTTTGTGTTGTCTGAGCAACAGAAATTCTGCCCTGAGGTTTTACAGCAGAAATTAGATTATGAACAATACATGATAAAACCGAAGAGAATACTTTgtaggatttttcctttttactctGAAAGAAGACTTAACATAATGACTGTGTGACTGAAAATAATTCTAATGAAACttgcttttggcttttcttattctttcttcctcttccactttCCAGTTTGGTCTTTACATCTTTCTGAAGCTGTTGTGTTGCTTGCTGTGATTTGCATTAGTTTTAGAAGCACTTTTTGCTGTGTATTAGGAGCTGCGACTACTCTTGCATTTGTCTTCATCGTGCTattggaagaaattaaaactttgtGCTGTGAAGTTTAGAAATTTTGTGTAATCTTGCAGTCTAAAACTATTCTTACTCTGTCAGACCTGGGTGTGTAGGATCCTTTTAGTGGCAGTTTAATCAGCATCTCAGAACTTGCTTAGAAGAACCAGTGAAATCTGCTTCCTTGAGAAAAtcttaaaattgtttttgtACCTACCAATGCATCAGCTATTTCTTGggtgtggtgtgtttttttttttttaaaaaaaaaaagttgtattccCAGGAAGGAATTATAAACAATCTATATGCTATATGCTATATCTATCTATATGCTGATAGATACAATCAGCATATGGGCTAGATCAGTGTTTCTTCAAAGTAGTTATACTTTTTGCTTGCTGTTTTTTGGGAAATACTGTGCAAAGCATCTTCattggttttactttttaaatcacagtaaTGAGGAGTATCTTGGATATTTTAATCAAACAGGTTTATTTCAAAGACTGTATCCCGAAAGCTATTTGATTGAAGTGATCTCATTCAGCTGTTGTGTATTAAGGAATGTGGTATGATTGCAACAAGACTGATtacttttatttgcattttgatgCACAAAGTCTTGTTGGGATTGCATTGCATTAGGCTGTGTAACCGCACCACAGGACAGACTTCATACtctcaaattaaaaaacctaaatgttttccttccaaaaattTCAAGTAACTGGACTTTGGCttagctgtgttttatttccccacccccaccctgaTAGTCAGGAATATTTACTAATTGCAAAATATCTTCCAGGCATTGTTCCCTCTTCTGTTGTTCTGACTGCTTTCCAAGTGATGTCAAGGGTTTTCCTGACGTGGGCAGTAACACATAGTGTAAAAGAGGTAAGTTAAGCTACGAAGTAGATAGAAAAACTAATGACCCATGGTGAAAAGCAAGTGTTGATTGCTgtcttattttccttaaaatgacTTCTGTTTGTATCCCAATGTGGAATGGTTTATGTGAATTTCTGTggatcaaaataaataaaaataaatctgatgtCACCTTTTCTTGACAATCAAATAGTCTGAGGTCTGATTCTCTCACTGAGAGAATCATCTAGCTCCTGAATAGATTTTGCAGTCCTTACTGAAAGTTGAAGAGGTTCCAGTGTGTAATATGGAACCCAGAATTTGGGACAGCGTTGTATTGATCTCACTAGTGCCATGATTAATAGCAAAATCTCCTCACTGGCCCCTCTTTCATATACAATTTGCTTTCTTCACTACGGCATGTGGAAGCTCCCCTTCAGCTGTTTGTGCACAACAATGCCTGGATGTTCTCCATTATCACTTTCCAGGGTAATCTTCCCTCTGTCCTTCACTCATTTTTCTTACCTTCAAGCGCAGGTGGGTTTTGGGGCCtgtgtgttatttttcattgcttacCACACCAAATATTGCTGTACTTTATACAAATATCTGCAGAATCTTTTGGAAGGAATCTTACTTGAAAGTTATTCCtgacagttattttaaaatctaaacatGCTTTAATTGATACAGATCATGCTGACTGACTCTCTCATGTCATCTGAATACCTTGTAGTAGCCAAGATATGCCACATCTGTGCTGTTACTTTAGCCAACCAGTCTTActggttttcttctcattaaagAAAGAGATTAGTCACGATGCCCGTGTCAGCATGGATGCCTGAAATAAGTGATGCTCATCTAGTGTCATTACATGCATAAGATCCTTTGTGACTTGACATGGAGAATGTCTTAAGGAGCTTGTCTTATTACCAAGTCTTCGGGGgagctgctttcttttctgtactcCAAACCTGTTGTCAGAGCATTCGTCCACATGTAGAGTAACATAAATCACTCTAATTCCTAATAAATAACAGGCCTTTCTGATATTATGATGCTTGTTCATGTGGAGCCTTAGTTTTGTGCTATTTAAAGTGGAggaatgttatttttctcaatAAACTCAAAATCTTGTAAATACTTAACCTTCTGTATGGATTTCACTTTTGGTGTGAATAAATGTACTCCAGTGTCTGTTAATTTGCTGGAGATAAATACTagattttgaacaaaaaaaaagccataatcCTAAGACATTAGATTTTAGAGacatgtataaaatatttttaaagaaatatgcctgtagttttgctttttacctATATAATGTTGGGGTACCTGATGCTTCATAAAGAACAGCAATAATCTGTTTTTATGAATTGCCTCCTGGTTTTGAAGTAACCCAAATGTTAAAGATTGGATTGCATGGGTTAGAATTATTCCGTATGTTGTCTGCTAGACGTCAAAGGGAAGTCTGTAAAATGATTGTGGGTTAAGTTTTTTGAAACTTATGCCCACATTCTCACcacagaaaaccagcaaaatggGAGAAAATGTGAGCAACAAGTTCAGCGTAACATTCAATTTTAAACAAGGATTTCTTTAACAAGGATTCTTCCAACAATATTGCACACAggttttttcctcacttttgtGTGGTCTTTTGGTTGAAGACTTGCGAGAGACTGTATTACGTGttactttttttaacatcttagAAAGTGGGCATAAGAACAGTAAGGGTGAGGAATCCTGTGATGAGTTTTTCACCTATGACTTAGAGCAAATAAATCAAATGAAGAGGCTGTGTTCTgacccctccccttccccccaaccAGAGAGCATGCAGTCTCACCTGGGGAGATGTACTGAAAGTGTCACGAGTGTTCTACTTTTTCTAAAGGCTGTCTGCACAAGTGAGCTCCATGGTGAAGTCCAGGATTAAATTCTCACACAGCTTTATGGAACTTGTAAGCTATGCAGTTGCATGATGAGGttcttgtaaaataaaatgcagttttcctctttaattttttGAGTGAGACTTGTTCAGTATCTTGCTTTTCCAGACTGTTTTCATATATAATAcagttaaaagaagaaacatctgTATTGCATCCCTCCTTTCTGTCAGAATACACTTCTAGATATGTGATGTGATTTGAAGCATGCTTCTTGCCACTAACATGTTTGTGCTTTTTGTTGACTTTAGTGCTGATGTGGTGTTAAATTCAATATGAAGGTATTTATAATAAATGTTAAAGCATGGCAAATGTTAAAAGCACTGCACACTTCTTTAGGTAGCAATGAGTTTTCCCCTTACCTCTGCCATATGAGTAGCTGTTAGCTTAGTGGAGGAGGGCCTGGCATGTAATACAGTACTTGTAATCATTTTGTCATTGCATCAGAAAAGAATCGGTTTGGTGAATTTTACTGTTTCTCTTACAAAAGATGGAAGAGAATGATCAGACTGGCATGAAGGGCTAGAAGAAAGCAGGCATAGGAGAACAGAAGGTGCCCTTCAGTTCAAAGTTGTCATTTTGAATTTGTGTGAACAGTGAGATCATCTGATGACATCGTGGTAGGCCTTCGTAGAGTTCCTTTCTGAGAGATTAATTCCACACCCAGTTCTGATGggtaattaaaaaatgatgtCAGCAGAAATTTAATGCTTATCCAGTTGGGTGCAGTTCTAGACAAGTTGCAGATAAGCATAGCATGTATTTAGAGGAATGTTTCTAGAACAGTCAAAAGGGGTGGTGTGAAGATGATGTACAGAATATTGAGCTGGTAATTAAGACTCCAGTATCTGCAGTTGTGAATTGACATCTTCAATCAGTAGTAAAGCATACTTATAGAGGGAAGAGCATGTTAATTTATGATATTTAAGACTAAGTTGTAGTAAAAGAAGTCCACACTGGAAAGTTCAGAACTCCAAATGGGTGAGTGCAGTTGAAAAGCCTCAATTCATCACTGCTTTACATCTATGTAAAATTTGAGTAATACTGTGTAACACAAATGTCTGTCGGGCCCTTTGTGCCTACTGtgaagcttcctttttttttttttttttttaattgatgtaCCAGAGAAGCAGTGCTCTGGAGGGAGACGTGTTGTTTCATCATTACAATTGCATAGTGCTGCTGGTTTTACTCTTCTGCACTGGATGGATTGCTTAATTATGTGTTTAGCTGAATTCTTCTGCAAATAATTTGTCAAACTGTTACTCTTAACATGGAGAAATCTATggaatttcccttttcatgcaTAAGGAGAACAGTAAAAACCTCTCTGGCTTTATTTTGTCAATTCCCAGTTCTTATTTTTGCATCTTAAAAGGCTATGGTTTCTCTATGTTTTAACAAACATTATCTGGTATTCATAGTATTGAAGATAAGGTAAAATATATTCAGGACCCTTCTTTATGATAAATTAGTTTGAAACACATGCCAAAAAATTATGATTGACCCTTATTAAGGCAGTTGGACAAATAAGTTGTAAATAAAGTGTAAAATGTGCTTTGACTTTGTCTAACACCTCCTTCAAAGACTCGCATGAAAAAGTAGAGGAAGTGAAACTGAATTCTGAGGGCAGCATTGGGCTTAGTGGTTTATTAAGGGTCTACTGTTTATTGGCTGTGCTAGCCCCCTTATCCTCAAACTGGAAGAGGAACGATACAAATGCAGCATTAGCAGCGCCTAAATGAATAAGACTCGAGAGACTGTTCTGCAAATCAGTTCCCAGGGGTTTGATAATGTGCATCTTGGATATCTTTATTTCAAGTATTGAAAAATTGTCAGTCCTCAAAGAGATGTTCTAATAGTGACAGACTTCTGACAGATCTGTTGGTAAGAAACATACTTTTTAATGATGAGCTGTGGAATGTAGTTAAAATATGATGATAAAATGCACAGTAGTCTTCTGTTCCTTACTGCACAGAGTGGAACTATTTGAAAGCTGTATAGGTCACTCTTATAAGAAAACTACCACCAGTTTCCTGtattctttcttccttaaataGGGACACAAGCAATAAAGGCACAGTGATTCTTTAAGTGACCTTAACAGcgttgtgtgtgtgttttataatGGTGTGAACTGTTCTAATAACTTCTAAACACAGTTCTAATGTTAAAGTAGATGGGAAAGACTAGACCTGAGAAGGCAGTGTTACAGAAGTCCTGTGATAGAACTGGATTGTAACTGCCACATTTTCTACTTCTAAGTGTATCGTTCACTGTTAGCTTCACAGCTTCTTGTCCTTGCTTATGTCCTTGGGTGCTACTTCAAGCTACAAGTTTGTGATTGTTGGTTTTACTGACTTCCGTAGTTAGGGAAAGAAGTGGGGTTTCAAAGCACAGGTTGGAGTCTGTGATGCATAGGTTTAGATGAACTCACTAAGCTGCTACTCCTGATTTGACCACAAGATGCAGCTCTGGAGTGCTTTTGAAACATGTTCCTCCTTGGGAATAGCGTCATCTGTGAAGTGCTGTTAATTTTTCCAGGTTGAGAACTAAGTCTTGCTTATAAAGCAGACCCCAGACAAGGTTAGGATCCTGTAGCAGTGTAAAAATAGATTTGgtctcttctctgaaaatctTCAAGTAAGTTttggattttgttcttttatgaTGATGTAAGGGAGATTAGTATATAAGCAAATTATCAGTTTCATGTGGAAAGAGAACAAGGTGCATTTGCTGCAAAATGCAATGAAAGTGACTTGAAATGCTATACGCAGCAGAATATAGATTAACAGCAGCTCAGTGTTCCAGGATATCCCAAGATTTCTGTATAAatctttctgggttttgtagTTGTGACAGAAAGCTTTTTATAGGTAATCCTCATGAGCGTTTTTACACGCAAATATATGATCAGTTCCCTTCTGTTTAAAAGGTTTCTGATTGCCTGTATactttcttgttcctttttttgttcGTACATGTACTTTGCCCAAGATGAATAGACTGTACCACCCACACCTACTgacttccttttcccttttttcaagagttgggggggaaaaaagaaagtgcagGCCCTTGTGGTTGAGCTCCTTTTGTTCACATGGCCCACTGAATTTGGGCTCAAGGTACTCATACAGCTGAGAATTCTGCTgaaggagggggaaggctgCATAAAAATCATGTTTGCTTTCTCAAGAGTTTGTAGCGTGGGTGTGTGGCCCCATATATATCTTCCTCAGTGTTATTCCATCTGAAACTTAAACCTCATAATTATGCTTCCAAATCTAAGAAATctaataattcattttaaaatacatgcttttgaAGATTAACCTTCAAAATATGAAGGGAGTAAAAGCTGGTTCAGTGATGATGCGTGTCTGAAATAAAAGCTCTAGGAGGTGTAAAGCAGTGAAACATAATGCCTTGAGTGTAGCGTTAGAGGAACTATGCTGGATACAATAAGCATAAAAAGGAGCAAGGAATGGTGAAGCAGGTAGTTGTCAAGCTTACCTGAGACCTGAGGTGAGACAATGTGAGcatctgtttcttctctcctcccaaCCTATGTCCTGGTGTTatgtgttttgctgctgctcaaaATTAGGACCCAGTTTCTCATCTgtagagagaggaaaatagtGCTTCTACTCAGAAGTTGCTTGGACTAGGATTGGCATAAAAAGTCTAAACCAGATGTCAAGTGTTAGACTATTGTGTTAGCATTCTTTCTGCTTGCTGCACTAGGAAGCAATCATAGGACTGAAATAGAAGCTGGTACTGTGTAGGAGTGGGAGGAGTTATGAGTTGTCCTCAGCATTTCAGGGATTTCTTGTACTAATTTACCTTGCACAGAATGGGAGATCTTAAGCTCTCTGATCAGCAAGCAGAGCTGTTCTTAAGCACCTAGAAAAGTATGGAGCATTAGAAGAAGGGCTTTTTACTGTTGTTACTAATATTGCTTTTAAGCTCATTCTTGGAGTCTGTTCTCTAAAATGATGCAGTAAAGCAACCCATGGGAATTGATTTCTTTGAGGTTTTCTTGGGTCTGGTGAGTAATTAGAAACTCTTGAATTCATATTGAgcgttttttctttcttacaggtACAAACTGAAGATAGTGTCCTGTTGTTTGTGGTGGCCTGGACAATCACTGAGATAATCCGTTACTCTTTTTATACGTTTAGTTTGTTAAACCATCTCCCTTATCTCATCAAATGGGCCAGGTAGGTGGCATAATAGAAATCATAGCCTCAAAGCACTAATTTGACAGGGATATTTATCTTGTAAAATAGCTGCAGTACAAAAATTTAGATTCTACCTTGAGGTAATTGCCCTGTTTGTGAATGTGACTTCCTAGCTTCTTTCCAGCAGAtttctgggtttaaaaaaaaagtctatgaCATTGTAAGCTGAAAGAGTAGTTTGTCAGAATGCAGTTCCATTTACAAAGTGTTTACAAAGATTGTGTTATCAGAAACTGAGATTTAGCAGTAAGGGATAACAGTAAGTAAACTGACATTTAGCAGTAACCCTTGGATCCAGGGGTTGTACTTGAAACACTCCATAAGCTCATTGATTAATATCAACTGTGTTTGACCCCATTTTAAGTAATACGACCTCTACCAAAGAGTTCAGAAATGAAAGTaacaaggcgggggggggagaacAATTTTAAAGATAGTTCTCAGGTTCTCAAAGGTAATCTTTAAATAATTCAAACTGATTGCTGCTTTGAATGCTGACTTATCTTGCAATAATGTTCACACCTTGCCATGCTCTAATCAAATAAGAGCTAAGGGAAATAAATACTGAGTTGAGAATCTAAAATTTGAATATCCATAATAGCATTTAACAAATACTTTGTCAGAGTTTGTCATAACTTTTAATCCTTTCTGTAAATGCTTTGTTCCAGGTACACTTTGTTTATAATATTGTATCCAATGGGAGTCTCAGGCGAATTACTCACAATATATGCTGCGTTACCCTTCGTCAGGCAGTCTGGCTTGTATTCCATTAGTTTACCTAACAagtacaatttttcttttgactaCTATACATTCCTGATCCTGGTTATGATCTCTTACATTCCAAGTAAGTATGAgtttgttagggtttttttaatattaaaagctGTAACAGGAAAAGCTCATAATTGTGGGATTAACATACGTATAactaattttgcaaaattaattttgacaattatctaaagaaaaaagtcaggGACTGCTTTCTACCAACACCTGCAAAACACTGATACATGGTTTTTCTCTTGCGCTTGGAATATTATATAACTATGGTACTTCTTGGCAAATGTTGACATcttcatggtttttttcccccacacttACAGACTTCTAGGAGAACAAAGTTCAAAACAGCTTCTAAAAATTTGGTTCTTTAATCAGAAATAA from Pelecanus crispus isolate bPelCri1 chromosome 5, bPelCri1.pri, whole genome shotgun sequence encodes the following:
- the HACD2 gene encoding very-long-chain (3R)-3-hydroxyacyl-CoA dehydratase 2 isoform X2; translation: MDEDFALPLDTAEIPQYTTWLVIAVGLVRAYLAKGSYHSLYYSIEKPLKFFQTGALLEILHCAFGIVPSSVVLTAFQVMSRVFLTWAVTHSVKEVQTEDSVLLFVVAWTITEIIRYSFYTFSLLNHLPYLIKWARYTLFIILYPMGVSGELLTIYAALPFVRQSGLYSISLPNKYNFSFDYYTFLILVMISYIPIFPQLYFHMLHQRRKVLSHTEEHKKSE
- the HACD2 gene encoding very-long-chain (3R)-3-hydroxyacyl-CoA dehydratase 2 isoform X1; its protein translation is MAASGSGGSRADNGYGSQQPRRRKGPGALATAYLVIYNVVMTAGWLVIAVGLVRAYLAKGSYHSLYYSIEKPLKFFQTGALLEILHCAFGIVPSSVVLTAFQVMSRVFLTWAVTHSVKEVQTEDSVLLFVVAWTITEIIRYSFYTFSLLNHLPYLIKWARYTLFIILYPMGVSGELLTIYAALPFVRQSGLYSISLPNKYNFSFDYYTFLILVMISYIPIFPQLYFHMLHQRRKVLSHTEEHKKSE